In the Numida meleagris isolate 19003 breed g44 Domestic line chromosome 5, NumMel1.0, whole genome shotgun sequence genome, one interval contains:
- the LOC110399559 gene encoding collagen alpha-1(I) chain-like yields the protein MPRYGRSAFGGRGLAADEHLPVHMRRETRGGGGNDGGVPGGRSARSRATCARRLGPRRGRAGLGSSRRSASPPPASTPLSPGSGRLQNLAEIPIPEHPAPAEGPRGSRAPGVGAHIRAPSGAIRRAQAARCPAARPAGQKPGISESLGSAQASGCAAAAQGARGTLPLLLPVPFGQRCPSRSAPIPRPSRGPALSFRAPWPGCEAGGAGRSPLGGSLSPTLCPEGIRSGRCQRAAGPELCGPRPLGLCPLLSGALGCSAAPAGRGGHRAPGTGYPRGGRGGDAPEPTAAPHVPREPPWPSSTLKGCGASALRELGQRCADLSAEPRLGRSAARPGTSAGSSGSARLCFCAREGKKTPETRPRPRAAPRNLRTGRERGAARRDTCGRAPPAVSARSPSQVSGAPPLPPARRAPSPRSAQKVRTPARLGREPRAYLWRPVGPGRAFPRESPDPRGGHCLLRRGTAEECVRSARFTTTLTAEPRWGTALRGAQQCASAPPALRGREAGGGRGGPAGTETAASPRPLPAPPGPARPLGAAPSRSGARRYPEVRGSHGAALWERNSFLRRCAPRERAALRDEGEEAPEPRAPPSPRV from the exons ATGCCCAGGTACGGCCGCTCCGCTTTTGGGGGGCGGGGGCTGGCAGCTGACGAGCATCTCCCGGTACACATGCGGAGGGAAACGCGCGGCGGAGGAGGCAACGACGGCGGGGTCCCCGGCGGCCGCTCCGCGCGGAGCCGCGCAACCTGCGCCCGGCGCCTGGGGCCGCGCAGGGGGCGCGCAGGGCTGGGATCGAGCCGCCGCTCGGCCTCCCCTCCGCCCGCTTCTACGCCTCTGTCTCCCGGCTCGGGCCGACTTCAGAACTTGGCTGAAATTCCAATTCCCGAGCACCCCGCGCCCGCAGAAGGGCCGAGGGGGAGTCGAGCTCCCGGCGTGGGCGCGCACATCCGCGCCCCGAGCGGGGCCATCCGACGGGCGCAGGCAGCCCGCTGTCCCGCTGCGCGCCCCGCGGGGCAGAAGCCGGGCATTTCGGAATCCCTGGGCTCGGCGCAGGCCTCGGGCTGCGCGGCCGCGGCGCAGGGAGCGCGGGGGACATTGCCTCTGCTCCTCCCGGTCCCTTTCGGGCAGCGCTGCCCGAGCCGTTCTGCGCCTATCCCACGCCCTTCCCGCGGCCCTGCGCTCTCTTTCCGCGCCCCTTGGCCGGGCTGCGAGGCGGGGGGAGCGGGACGGAGCCCTCTCGGCG GCTCGCTCTCCCCGACGCTCTGCCCTGAAGGGATTCGGAGCGGCAGATGCCAACGCGCAGCGGGACCGGAGCTCTGCGGGCCGCGTCCCCTCGGGCTGTGCCCGCTGCTGAGCGGAGCGCTGGGCTGCAGCGCGGCCCCGGCGGGGCGAGGCGGGCACCGCGCTCCGGGCACCGGCTACCCTCgggggggcagagggggagATGCCCCCGAGCCCACCGCTGCCCCGCACGTCCCTCGCGAGCCTCCGTGGCCCTCCTCAACCCTGAAGGGCTGCGGGGCCTCCGCGCTCCGGGAGCTCGGGCAGCGCTGCGCGGATCTTTCAGCCGAGCCCCGGCTCGGGCGGAGCGCTGCGCG CCCGGGCACCTCGGCCGGCAGCTCCGGCAGCGCCCGGCTCTGCTTTTGTGCTcgggaggggaaaaaaaccccgGAGACGCGGCCGAGACCCCGCGCAGCGCCGCGCAACCTGCGCACAGGACGGGAGCGAGGCGCGGCGAGGCGGGACACGTGCGGGCGCGCACCCCCCGCGGTCTCCGCGCGTAGCCCGTCCCAGGTAAGCGGGGCCCCGCCGCTgccccccgcccgccgcgcTCCGTCCCCTCGCAGCGCGCAAAAGGTGCGCACCCCGGCGCGCCTCGGGAGAGAGCCCCGCGCTTACCTTTGGCGGCCAGTGGGGCCGGGGCGAGCTTTTCCCAGGGAAAGCCCCGACCCGCGCGGAGGGCACTGTTTATTGAGGAGGGGAACGGCGGAGGAGTGCGTGCGCTCTGCGCGCTTTACCACCACACTTACGGCCGAGCCTCGCTGGGGCACGGCGCTGCGCGGAGCGCAGCAGTGCGCAAGCGCCCCCCCCGCGCTGCGCGGGCGGGAggcgggcggggggcgcgggggACCCGCGGGGACGGAAACGGCGGCCTCGCCCCGgcccctcccggccccgcccggccccgcccggccGCTGGGAGCTGCGCCTTCGCGCAGCGGAGCCCGGCGCTACCCGGAGGTGCGCGGTTCTCACGGCGCAGCGCTTTGGGAACGCAACAGTTTTCTCCGCCGGTGCGCACCGCGGGAACGCGCCGCTCTCCGCGACGAGGGGGAGGAAGCGCCGGAGCCGCGGGCCCCACCGTCACCGCGGGTTTAG